The following are from one region of the Camelus dromedarius isolate mCamDro1 chromosome 16, mCamDro1.pat, whole genome shotgun sequence genome:
- the LOC135323215 gene encoding zinc finger MYND domain-containing protein 15 isoform X1, whose product MEFVSGYRDEFLDFTALLFGWYRKFVAERGAGRTSLEGRWRQLEAQIRRLPQDPALWVLHVLPNRSVGISLGQGAEPGPGPGLGAARLLGDELLLHLRDLSPYVSFVSLEEGEEGEEERENGEEGVGMEKAETEDGEPAPTSRESPQEASPGGEPEEAEQEAGGGEDGCREDRAEMEPGPERRKGRTSEAAPLHLSCLLLVTDKHGTILGIDLLMDGAQGTAGRGSGTENLAPRAYALLCHSMACPMGSGDPRKPRQLTVGDAQLHKELENLVPRLGVKLAKTPMRTWGPQPGFTFASLRARTCHVCHRHSFEVKLTPCPQCGAVLYCGEACLQTDWKRCPDDVSHQFWCPRLAAFMERAGELATLPFTYTAEVTSETFNKEAFLASRGLTRGYWMQLSMLISGPGTPRHPRGSMPSLSLLLRGDPYQLLQGDGPALMPPVPPDPPRGLFGSWQDYYTWRGLSFDSPMAVLLTYPLTVYYVITHLVPQSCKQSRGPGRSAWSRGDGELVGNSRWRGGDHILKWLACHPVPELNIQNKQSLKIHVVEAGKEFDLVMVFWVSLSGLEGWAFGCGDGRRVGPRSVLSVLQELLVLLPHVALELQFVGDGLPPESDQQHFTLQRDGPEVPVRSGSGVSARLNSGTKEKGGRRDLHIKVSARPYHLLQGPKPDLVIGYNSGFGLKDTWLSLLPRLQSLRVPAFFTESSEYGCVMDDQTMAVATGGGTSPPQPNPFRSPFRLRAADNCMPWYCNAFIFHLVYKPPQGGAARPAPGPAPPAPTPAAPPAPARRRRGEKKPGRGSRRRS is encoded by the exons ATGGAATTTGTGTCTGGATACCGGGATGAGTTCCTTGATTTCACCGCCCTCCTCTTTGGCTGGTACCGCAAGTTTGTGGCAGAGCGTGGGGCTGGGCGGACCAGCCTCGAGGGTCGCTGGCGACAGCTGGAGGCTCAGATCAGAAGGCTGCCCCAGGACCCTGCCCTCTGGGTGCTCCACGTCTTGCCCAACCGTAGTGTGGGCATCAGCCTGGGacaaggggcagagccaggccctgGACCTGGCCTGGGAGCTGCTCGGCTCCTGGGAGATGAGCTCCTACTCCACCTGCGAGATCTAAGCCCCTATGTCAGCTTTGtcagcctggaggaaggagaggaaggggaggaggagcgagagaatggagaggagggtgtgggcatgGAGAAGGCAGAAACAGAGGATGGGGAGCCAGCCCCCACCAGCAGGGAGTCTCCCCAGGAAGCAAGTCCTGGAGGGGAGCCAGAGGAGGctgagcaggaggcaggaggtggcGAAGATGGCTGCCGAGAGGACAGGGCAGAGATGGAGCCGGGGCCTGAGAGGAGGAAGGGACGGACAAGTG aGGCTGCACCCCTGCACCTTTCCTGCCTCCTACTGGTGACAGATAAACATGGCACCATCTTGGGCATTGATCTGCTAATGGATGGAGCCCAGGGGACTGCAGGCAGGGGCTCAGGGACAGAGAACCTGGCTCCCCGGGCCTATGCTCTCCTCTGCCACAGCATGGCCTGCCCCATGGGCTCTGGAGACCCCCGAAAGCCCCGACAGCTTACGGTGGGAGATGCCCAGCTGCATAA AGAGCTAGAGAATCTGGTCCCCAGACTGGGAGTGAAATTAGCCAAGACTCCAATGCGGACATGGGGTCCCCAGCCAGGCTTCACTTTTGCCTCCCTTCGGGCTCGAACCTGCCACGTTTGTCACAGACACAGCTTTGAAGTGAAGCTGACACCCTG CCCCCAGTGTGGTGCTGTCTTGTACTGCGGAGAGGCTTGTCTCCAGACCGACTGGAAGCGGTGCCCAGATGATGTGAGTCACCAATTTTGGTGCCCAAGGCTTGCAGCCTTCATGGAGCGGGCCGGAGAACTGGCGACTCTGCCTTTTACCTACACCGCAG AGGTGACCAGTGAAACCTTTAACAAGGAGGCCTTCCTGGCCTCGCGGGGCCTCACTCGTGGCTACTGGATGCAGCTCAGCATGCTGATATCAGGCCCTGGCACCCCCAGGCACCCCCGGGGCAGCATGCCATCCCTCAGCCTTCTTCTCCGTG GAGATCCCTACCAGCTTCTCCAGGGGGACGGGCCTGCCCTGATGCCTCCTGTGCCCCCAGATCCACCCAGGGGCCTCTTTG GCTCATGGCAGGACTACTACACATGGCGGGGCCTCAGCTTCGACTCCCCCATGGCCGTGCTTCTCACCTACCCACTGACGGTGTACTATGTCATCACCCACCTGGTGCCCCAGTCCTGTAAGCAGAGCCGAGGCCCGGGGAGGAGTGCATGGAGCAGGGGGGACGGGGAGCTGGTAGGGAACAGCAGGTGGCGGGGAGGAGACCATATTCTGAAATGGCTAGCTTGTCACCCAGTCCCTGAGCTGAACATCCAGAACAAACAGTCACTGAAAATCCATGTAGTGGAGGCCGGGAAGGAGTTTGACCTTGTCATGGTGTTTTGGGTAAGTCTCTCCGGGCTTGAAGGTTGGGCCTTTGGGTGTGGAGATGGACGAAGGGTGGGACCCAGATCTGTCCTGTCTGTCCTTCAGGAGCTCCTGGTCTTGCTCCCCCACGTGGCCTTGGAGCTGCAGTTTGTGGGTGACGGCCTGCCCCCCGAGAGTGACCAGCAGCATTTTACCCTGCAGAGG GATGGCCCCGAAGTACCTGTCCGCTCTGGTTCTGGGGTATCAGCACGGCTCAACTCTGGGACTAAGGAGAAGGGGGGCCGCAGAGACCTGCACATCAAGGTGTCTGCACGGCCCTACCACCTGCTCCAGGGGCCCAAGCCTGACTTGGTTATTG gATATAACTCCGGCTTTGGTCTAAAGGACACTTGGCTGAGCTTGCTGCCCCGGTTACAG tccctccgagtgCCGGCCTTCTTCACTGAGAGCAGCGAGTACGGCTGTGTGATGGATGACCAGACCATGGCGGTGGCCACAGGAGGGGGGACCAGCCCTCCACAGCCCAACCCTTTCCGCTCCCCCTTTCGCCTCAGAGCGGCCGACAACTGCATGCCCTG GTACTGCAACGCCTTCATCTTCCACCTGGTCTACAAGCCTCCGCAAGGGGGCGCGGCCCGCCCGGCGCCCGggcccgcgccccccgccccgaCTCCTGCGGCTCCTCCCGCCCCAGCCCGCAGGCGCCGAGGAGAAAAGAAACCGGGGCGGGGGTCCCGCAGGCGGAGCTGA
- the LOC135323215 gene encoding zinc finger MYND domain-containing protein 15 isoform X3: protein MEFVSGYRDEFLDFTALLFGWYRKFVAERGAGRTSLEGRWRQLEAQIRRLPQDPALWVLHVLPNRSVGISLGQGAEPGPGPGLGAARLLGDELLLHLRDLSPYVSFVSLEEGEEGEEERENGEEGVGMEKAETEDGEPAPTSRESPQEASPGGEPEEAEQEAGGGEDGCREDRAEMEPGPERRKGRTSEAAPLHLSCLLLVTDKHGTILGIDLLMDGAQGTAGRGSGTENLAPRAYALLCHSMACPMGSGDPRKPRQLTVGDAQLHKELENLVPRLGVKLAKTPMRTWGPQPGFTFASLRARTCHVCHRHSFEVKLTPCPQCGAVLYCGEACLQTDWKRCPDDVSHQFWCPRLAAFMERAGELATLPFTYTAEVTSETFNKEAFLASRGLTRGYWMQLSMLISGPGTPRHPRGSMPSLSLLLRGDPYQLLQGDGPALMPPVPPDPPRGLFGSWQDYYTWRGLSFDSPMAVLLTYPLTVYYVITHLVPQSFPELNIQNKQSLKIHVVEAGKEFDLVMVFWVSLSGLEGWAFGCGDGRRVGPRSVLSVLQELLVLLPHVALELQFVGDGLPPESDQQHFTLQRDGPEVPVRSGSGVSARLNSGTKEKGGRRDLHIKVSARPYHLLQGPKPDLVIGYNSGFGLKDTWLSLLPRLQSLRVPAFFTESSEYGCVMDDQTMAVATGGGTSPPQPNPFRSPFRLRAADNCMPWYCNAFIFHLVYKPPQGGAARPAPGPAPPAPTPAAPPAPARRRRGEKKPGRGSRRRS from the exons ATGGAATTTGTGTCTGGATACCGGGATGAGTTCCTTGATTTCACCGCCCTCCTCTTTGGCTGGTACCGCAAGTTTGTGGCAGAGCGTGGGGCTGGGCGGACCAGCCTCGAGGGTCGCTGGCGACAGCTGGAGGCTCAGATCAGAAGGCTGCCCCAGGACCCTGCCCTCTGGGTGCTCCACGTCTTGCCCAACCGTAGTGTGGGCATCAGCCTGGGacaaggggcagagccaggccctgGACCTGGCCTGGGAGCTGCTCGGCTCCTGGGAGATGAGCTCCTACTCCACCTGCGAGATCTAAGCCCCTATGTCAGCTTTGtcagcctggaggaaggagaggaaggggaggaggagcgagagaatggagaggagggtgtgggcatgGAGAAGGCAGAAACAGAGGATGGGGAGCCAGCCCCCACCAGCAGGGAGTCTCCCCAGGAAGCAAGTCCTGGAGGGGAGCCAGAGGAGGctgagcaggaggcaggaggtggcGAAGATGGCTGCCGAGAGGACAGGGCAGAGATGGAGCCGGGGCCTGAGAGGAGGAAGGGACGGACAAGTG aGGCTGCACCCCTGCACCTTTCCTGCCTCCTACTGGTGACAGATAAACATGGCACCATCTTGGGCATTGATCTGCTAATGGATGGAGCCCAGGGGACTGCAGGCAGGGGCTCAGGGACAGAGAACCTGGCTCCCCGGGCCTATGCTCTCCTCTGCCACAGCATGGCCTGCCCCATGGGCTCTGGAGACCCCCGAAAGCCCCGACAGCTTACGGTGGGAGATGCCCAGCTGCATAA AGAGCTAGAGAATCTGGTCCCCAGACTGGGAGTGAAATTAGCCAAGACTCCAATGCGGACATGGGGTCCCCAGCCAGGCTTCACTTTTGCCTCCCTTCGGGCTCGAACCTGCCACGTTTGTCACAGACACAGCTTTGAAGTGAAGCTGACACCCTG CCCCCAGTGTGGTGCTGTCTTGTACTGCGGAGAGGCTTGTCTCCAGACCGACTGGAAGCGGTGCCCAGATGATGTGAGTCACCAATTTTGGTGCCCAAGGCTTGCAGCCTTCATGGAGCGGGCCGGAGAACTGGCGACTCTGCCTTTTACCTACACCGCAG AGGTGACCAGTGAAACCTTTAACAAGGAGGCCTTCCTGGCCTCGCGGGGCCTCACTCGTGGCTACTGGATGCAGCTCAGCATGCTGATATCAGGCCCTGGCACCCCCAGGCACCCCCGGGGCAGCATGCCATCCCTCAGCCTTCTTCTCCGTG GAGATCCCTACCAGCTTCTCCAGGGGGACGGGCCTGCCCTGATGCCTCCTGTGCCCCCAGATCCACCCAGGGGCCTCTTTG GCTCATGGCAGGACTACTACACATGGCGGGGCCTCAGCTTCGACTCCCCCATGGCCGTGCTTCTCACCTACCCACTGACGGTGTACTATGTCATCACCCACCTGGTGCCCCAGTCCT TCCCTGAGCTGAACATCCAGAACAAACAGTCACTGAAAATCCATGTAGTGGAGGCCGGGAAGGAGTTTGACCTTGTCATGGTGTTTTGGGTAAGTCTCTCCGGGCTTGAAGGTTGGGCCTTTGGGTGTGGAGATGGACGAAGGGTGGGACCCAGATCTGTCCTGTCTGTCCTTCAGGAGCTCCTGGTCTTGCTCCCCCACGTGGCCTTGGAGCTGCAGTTTGTGGGTGACGGCCTGCCCCCCGAGAGTGACCAGCAGCATTTTACCCTGCAGAGG GATGGCCCCGAAGTACCTGTCCGCTCTGGTTCTGGGGTATCAGCACGGCTCAACTCTGGGACTAAGGAGAAGGGGGGCCGCAGAGACCTGCACATCAAGGTGTCTGCACGGCCCTACCACCTGCTCCAGGGGCCCAAGCCTGACTTGGTTATTG gATATAACTCCGGCTTTGGTCTAAAGGACACTTGGCTGAGCTTGCTGCCCCGGTTACAG tccctccgagtgCCGGCCTTCTTCACTGAGAGCAGCGAGTACGGCTGTGTGATGGATGACCAGACCATGGCGGTGGCCACAGGAGGGGGGACCAGCCCTCCACAGCCCAACCCTTTCCGCTCCCCCTTTCGCCTCAGAGCGGCCGACAACTGCATGCCCTG GTACTGCAACGCCTTCATCTTCCACCTGGTCTACAAGCCTCCGCAAGGGGGCGCGGCCCGCCCGGCGCCCGggcccgcgccccccgccccgaCTCCTGCGGCTCCTCCCGCCCCAGCCCGCAGGCGCCGAGGAGAAAAGAAACCGGGGCGGGGGTCCCGCAGGCGGAGCTGA
- the LOC135323215 gene encoding zinc finger MYND domain-containing protein 15 isoform X6 yields MDGAQGTAGRGSGTENLAPRAYALLCHSMACPMGSGDPRKPRQLTVGDAQLHKELENLVPRLGVKLAKTPMRTWGPQPGFTFASLRARTCHVCHRHSFEVKLTPCPQCGAVLYCGEACLQTDWKRCPDDVSHQFWCPRLAAFMERAGELATLPFTYTAEVTSETFNKEAFLASRGLTRGYWMQLSMLISGPGTPRHPRGSMPSLSLLLRGDPYQLLQGDGPALMPPVPPDPPRGLFGSWQDYYTWRGLSFDSPMAVLLTYPLTVYYVITHLVPQSCKQSRGPGRSAWSRGDGELVGNSRWRGGDHILKWLACHPVPELNIQNKQSLKIHVVEAGKEFDLVMVFWVSLSGLEGWAFGCGDGRRVGPRSVLSVLQELLVLLPHVALELQFVGDGLPPESDQQHFTLQRDGPEVPVRSGSGVSARLNSGTKEKGGRRDLHIKVSARPYHLLQGPKPDLVIGYNSGFGLKDTWLSLLPRLQSLRVPAFFTESSEYGCVMDDQTMAVATGGGTSPPQPNPFRSPFRLRAADNCMPWYCNAFIFHLVYKPPQGGAARPAPGPAPPAPTPAAPPAPARRRRGEKKPGRGSRRRS; encoded by the exons ATGGATGGAGCCCAGGGGACTGCAGGCAGGGGCTCAGGGACAGAGAACCTGGCTCCCCGGGCCTATGCTCTCCTCTGCCACAGCATGGCCTGCCCCATGGGCTCTGGAGACCCCCGAAAGCCCCGACAGCTTACGGTGGGAGATGCCCAGCTGCATAA AGAGCTAGAGAATCTGGTCCCCAGACTGGGAGTGAAATTAGCCAAGACTCCAATGCGGACATGGGGTCCCCAGCCAGGCTTCACTTTTGCCTCCCTTCGGGCTCGAACCTGCCACGTTTGTCACAGACACAGCTTTGAAGTGAAGCTGACACCCTG CCCCCAGTGTGGTGCTGTCTTGTACTGCGGAGAGGCTTGTCTCCAGACCGACTGGAAGCGGTGCCCAGATGATGTGAGTCACCAATTTTGGTGCCCAAGGCTTGCAGCCTTCATGGAGCGGGCCGGAGAACTGGCGACTCTGCCTTTTACCTACACCGCAG AGGTGACCAGTGAAACCTTTAACAAGGAGGCCTTCCTGGCCTCGCGGGGCCTCACTCGTGGCTACTGGATGCAGCTCAGCATGCTGATATCAGGCCCTGGCACCCCCAGGCACCCCCGGGGCAGCATGCCATCCCTCAGCCTTCTTCTCCGTG GAGATCCCTACCAGCTTCTCCAGGGGGACGGGCCTGCCCTGATGCCTCCTGTGCCCCCAGATCCACCCAGGGGCCTCTTTG GCTCATGGCAGGACTACTACACATGGCGGGGCCTCAGCTTCGACTCCCCCATGGCCGTGCTTCTCACCTACCCACTGACGGTGTACTATGTCATCACCCACCTGGTGCCCCAGTCCTGTAAGCAGAGCCGAGGCCCGGGGAGGAGTGCATGGAGCAGGGGGGACGGGGAGCTGGTAGGGAACAGCAGGTGGCGGGGAGGAGACCATATTCTGAAATGGCTAGCTTGTCACCCAGTCCCTGAGCTGAACATCCAGAACAAACAGTCACTGAAAATCCATGTAGTGGAGGCCGGGAAGGAGTTTGACCTTGTCATGGTGTTTTGGGTAAGTCTCTCCGGGCTTGAAGGTTGGGCCTTTGGGTGTGGAGATGGACGAAGGGTGGGACCCAGATCTGTCCTGTCTGTCCTTCAGGAGCTCCTGGTCTTGCTCCCCCACGTGGCCTTGGAGCTGCAGTTTGTGGGTGACGGCCTGCCCCCCGAGAGTGACCAGCAGCATTTTACCCTGCAGAGG GATGGCCCCGAAGTACCTGTCCGCTCTGGTTCTGGGGTATCAGCACGGCTCAACTCTGGGACTAAGGAGAAGGGGGGCCGCAGAGACCTGCACATCAAGGTGTCTGCACGGCCCTACCACCTGCTCCAGGGGCCCAAGCCTGACTTGGTTATTG gATATAACTCCGGCTTTGGTCTAAAGGACACTTGGCTGAGCTTGCTGCCCCGGTTACAG tccctccgagtgCCGGCCTTCTTCACTGAGAGCAGCGAGTACGGCTGTGTGATGGATGACCAGACCATGGCGGTGGCCACAGGAGGGGGGACCAGCCCTCCACAGCCCAACCCTTTCCGCTCCCCCTTTCGCCTCAGAGCGGCCGACAACTGCATGCCCTG GTACTGCAACGCCTTCATCTTCCACCTGGTCTACAAGCCTCCGCAAGGGGGCGCGGCCCGCCCGGCGCCCGggcccgcgccccccgccccgaCTCCTGCGGCTCCTCCCGCCCCAGCCCGCAGGCGCCGAGGAGAAAAGAAACCGGGGCGGGGGTCCCGCAGGCGGAGCTGA
- the LOC135323215 gene encoding zinc finger MYND domain-containing protein 15 isoform X4, whose translation MEFVSGYRDEFLDFTALLFGWYRKFVAERGAGRTSLEGRWRQLEAQIRRLPQDPALWVLHVLPNRSVGISLGQGAEPGPGPGLGAARLLGDELLLHLRDLSPYVSFVSLEEGEEGEEERENGEEGVGMEKAETEDGEPAPTSRESPQEASPGGEPEEAEQEAGGGEDGCREDRAEMEPGPERRKGRTSEAAPLHLSCLLLVTDKHGTILGIDLLMDGAQGTAGRGSGTENLAPRAYALLCHSMACPMGSGDPRKPRQLTVGDAQLHKELENLVPRLGVKLAKTPMRTWGPQPGFTFASLRARTCHVCHRHSFEVKLTPCPQCGAVLYCGEACLQTDWKRCPDDVSHQFWCPRLAAFMERAGELATLPFTYTAGDPYQLLQGDGPALMPPVPPDPPRGLFGSWQDYYTWRGLSFDSPMAVLLTYPLTVYYVITHLVPQSCKQSRGPGRSAWSRGDGELVGNSRWRGGDHILKWLACHPVPELNIQNKQSLKIHVVEAGKEFDLVMVFWVSLSGLEGWAFGCGDGRRVGPRSVLSVLQELLVLLPHVALELQFVGDGLPPESDQQHFTLQRDGPEVPVRSGSGVSARLNSGTKEKGGRRDLHIKVSARPYHLLQGPKPDLVIGYNSGFGLKDTWLSLLPRLQSLRVPAFFTESSEYGCVMDDQTMAVATGGGTSPPQPNPFRSPFRLRAADNCMPWYCNAFIFHLVYKPPQGGAARPAPGPAPPAPTPAAPPAPARRRRGEKKPGRGSRRRS comes from the exons ATGGAATTTGTGTCTGGATACCGGGATGAGTTCCTTGATTTCACCGCCCTCCTCTTTGGCTGGTACCGCAAGTTTGTGGCAGAGCGTGGGGCTGGGCGGACCAGCCTCGAGGGTCGCTGGCGACAGCTGGAGGCTCAGATCAGAAGGCTGCCCCAGGACCCTGCCCTCTGGGTGCTCCACGTCTTGCCCAACCGTAGTGTGGGCATCAGCCTGGGacaaggggcagagccaggccctgGACCTGGCCTGGGAGCTGCTCGGCTCCTGGGAGATGAGCTCCTACTCCACCTGCGAGATCTAAGCCCCTATGTCAGCTTTGtcagcctggaggaaggagaggaaggggaggaggagcgagagaatggagaggagggtgtgggcatgGAGAAGGCAGAAACAGAGGATGGGGAGCCAGCCCCCACCAGCAGGGAGTCTCCCCAGGAAGCAAGTCCTGGAGGGGAGCCAGAGGAGGctgagcaggaggcaggaggtggcGAAGATGGCTGCCGAGAGGACAGGGCAGAGATGGAGCCGGGGCCTGAGAGGAGGAAGGGACGGACAAGTG aGGCTGCACCCCTGCACCTTTCCTGCCTCCTACTGGTGACAGATAAACATGGCACCATCTTGGGCATTGATCTGCTAATGGATGGAGCCCAGGGGACTGCAGGCAGGGGCTCAGGGACAGAGAACCTGGCTCCCCGGGCCTATGCTCTCCTCTGCCACAGCATGGCCTGCCCCATGGGCTCTGGAGACCCCCGAAAGCCCCGACAGCTTACGGTGGGAGATGCCCAGCTGCATAA AGAGCTAGAGAATCTGGTCCCCAGACTGGGAGTGAAATTAGCCAAGACTCCAATGCGGACATGGGGTCCCCAGCCAGGCTTCACTTTTGCCTCCCTTCGGGCTCGAACCTGCCACGTTTGTCACAGACACAGCTTTGAAGTGAAGCTGACACCCTG CCCCCAGTGTGGTGCTGTCTTGTACTGCGGAGAGGCTTGTCTCCAGACCGACTGGAAGCGGTGCCCAGATGATGTGAGTCACCAATTTTGGTGCCCAAGGCTTGCAGCCTTCATGGAGCGGGCCGGAGAACTGGCGACTCTGCCTTTTACCTACACCGCAG GAGATCCCTACCAGCTTCTCCAGGGGGACGGGCCTGCCCTGATGCCTCCTGTGCCCCCAGATCCACCCAGGGGCCTCTTTG GCTCATGGCAGGACTACTACACATGGCGGGGCCTCAGCTTCGACTCCCCCATGGCCGTGCTTCTCACCTACCCACTGACGGTGTACTATGTCATCACCCACCTGGTGCCCCAGTCCTGTAAGCAGAGCCGAGGCCCGGGGAGGAGTGCATGGAGCAGGGGGGACGGGGAGCTGGTAGGGAACAGCAGGTGGCGGGGAGGAGACCATATTCTGAAATGGCTAGCTTGTCACCCAGTCCCTGAGCTGAACATCCAGAACAAACAGTCACTGAAAATCCATGTAGTGGAGGCCGGGAAGGAGTTTGACCTTGTCATGGTGTTTTGGGTAAGTCTCTCCGGGCTTGAAGGTTGGGCCTTTGGGTGTGGAGATGGACGAAGGGTGGGACCCAGATCTGTCCTGTCTGTCCTTCAGGAGCTCCTGGTCTTGCTCCCCCACGTGGCCTTGGAGCTGCAGTTTGTGGGTGACGGCCTGCCCCCCGAGAGTGACCAGCAGCATTTTACCCTGCAGAGG GATGGCCCCGAAGTACCTGTCCGCTCTGGTTCTGGGGTATCAGCACGGCTCAACTCTGGGACTAAGGAGAAGGGGGGCCGCAGAGACCTGCACATCAAGGTGTCTGCACGGCCCTACCACCTGCTCCAGGGGCCCAAGCCTGACTTGGTTATTG gATATAACTCCGGCTTTGGTCTAAAGGACACTTGGCTGAGCTTGCTGCCCCGGTTACAG tccctccgagtgCCGGCCTTCTTCACTGAGAGCAGCGAGTACGGCTGTGTGATGGATGACCAGACCATGGCGGTGGCCACAGGAGGGGGGACCAGCCCTCCACAGCCCAACCCTTTCCGCTCCCCCTTTCGCCTCAGAGCGGCCGACAACTGCATGCCCTG GTACTGCAACGCCTTCATCTTCCACCTGGTCTACAAGCCTCCGCAAGGGGGCGCGGCCCGCCCGGCGCCCGggcccgcgccccccgccccgaCTCCTGCGGCTCCTCCCGCCCCAGCCCGCAGGCGCCGAGGAGAAAAGAAACCGGGGCGGGGGTCCCGCAGGCGGAGCTGA